Proteins co-encoded in one Papaver somniferum cultivar HN1 chromosome 5, ASM357369v1, whole genome shotgun sequence genomic window:
- the LOC113284441 gene encoding beta-glucosidase 12-like translates to MKNVGLRGVLTGFLVIQLVASVSLVHFTEAITNPPEQFNRSWFPAGFTFGTASSSYQYEGAASKDGRGPSIWDTLTHKFPEKILDGSNGDVAVDSYHQYNEDVKIMQEMGLDSYRFSISWSRLLPTGKLSGGVNKEGIKYYNNHIDELLSKGVQPYVTLFHWDLPQGLEDAHGGFLSPHIVDDFKDYAELCYKEFGDRVKHWITLNEPWTFSNGGYALGNFAPGRCSKYVDPNCTVGHSGIEPYLTGHYQLLSHAAAIHVYKLKYQASQKGKIGITLVSHWMVPFSNAKSDRHAALRALDFMYGWFMDPLTFGRCPMSMQSLVGDRLPKFSKEESDMVKGSFDFLGLNYYTGNYAEHVMNANNDINPSYTTDAQAKQTTDRKGIPIGLKSGSPWLHVYPQGIRSLPHYTKRKYKSPIVYITENGISEKNDPTLSLKEALKDDLRITYYHSHLYQVQRAIKEGVDVRGYFAWSLLDNFEWNAGYTVRFGINFVDYKDGLLKRYPKSSALWFKNFLRKT, encoded by the exons ATGAAGAATGTGGGCTTAAGGGGGGTTCTCACTGGATTTCTAGTAATCCAGCTGGTTGCCTCTGTCTCATTAGTTCATTTCACAGAGGCCATCACTAACCCGCCGGAACAGTTTAATCGGAGTTGGTTTCCTGCTGGTTTCACTTTTGGAACAGCTTCTTCTTCATATCAG TATGAAGGTGCGGCAAGTAAAGATGGTAGAGGACCAAGTATTTGGGATACTTTGACCCACAAATTTCCAG AAAAGATACTTGATGGTAGCAATGGAGATGTAGCAGTTGACTCTTATCATCAGTACAATGAGGATGTTAAGATTATGCAAGAAATGGGATTGGACAGTTACAGATTTTCCATCTCTTGGTCCAGACTACTACCAA CCGGGAAATTAAGTGGAGGAGTGAACAAAGAAGgaatcaagtattacaacaaccaCATCGACGAACTCTTATCGAAAG GTGTACAACCCTATGTGACGCTCTTTCACTGGGATCTTCCCCAAGGCCTTGAAGATGCACATGGAGGATTTTTAAGCCCACACATAGT GGATGACTTCAAGGATTATGCAGAGCTATGCTATAAAGAATTTGGTGATAGAGTTAAGCATTGGATCACATTAAACGAGCCATGGACATTTAGCAACGGCGGTTATGCATTAGGAAATTTTGCACCTGGCCGATGTTCAAAGTACGTAGACCCTAACTGCACTGTTGGTCATTCCGGAATTGAACCCTATTTGACTGGTCATTATCAGCTCCTCTCTCATGCTGCCGCAATTCATGTTTATAAGCTCAAGTATCAG GCATCACAAAAGGGAAAAATTGGAATCACATTAGTGTCTCACTGGATGGTGCCCTTTTCCAATGCTAAAAGTGATCGACATGCTGCCCTTCGAGCCCTCGATTTCATGTATGGTTG GTTCATGGATCCATTAACATTCGGCCGATGTCCAATGAGCATGCAATCTTTAGTTGGAGATAGGCTACCAAAATTCAGTAAAGAAGAATCAGACATGGTCAAGGGTTCATTCGACTTCCTCGGGCTAAATTACTACACTGGAAATTATGCAGAACATGTTATGAACGCTAATAACGACATTAATCCTAGTTACACCACTGATGCTCAAGCTAAGCAAACTA CCGACAGAAAAGGCATTCCCATCGGTCTTAAG TCAGGATCTCCTTGGTTGCATGTGTACCCACAAGGAATAAGAAGTTTACCACATTACACAAAGCGAAAATACAAGAGTCCTATAGTTTACATTACTGAGAATG GGATATCAGAGAAAAATGATCCTACATTATCATTGAAGGAAGCATTAAAGGACGACTTGAGGATCACTTACTATCATAGCCATCTCTATCAAGTCCAAAGAGCTATCAA AGAGGGTGTTGACGTGAGGGGATACTTTGCATGGTCTTTGCTAGACAACTTCGAGTGGAATGCTGGCTACACAGTTAGGTTTGGGATCAATTTTGTAGACTATAAAGATGGGTTATTGAAGAGATATCCTAAATCTTCTGCTCTATGGTTCAAAAACTTCCTCAGAAAAACCTAG